Proteins encoded in a region of the Streptococcus sanguinis genome:
- the gatA gene encoding Asp-tRNA(Asn)/Glu-tRNA(Gln) amidotransferase subunit GatA, which yields MTFNHKTIEELHDLLVKKEISAVELTQATLADIKEREAAVDSFITVSEEEALAQAAALDAKGIDADNLMSGIPLAVKDNISTKGILTTAASKILYNYKPIFDATSVEKLYGKDMIIVGKTNMDEFAMGGSSENSYFKTTKNAWDSSKVPGGSSGGSATAVASGQVRLSLGSDTGGSIRQPASFNGVVGLKPTYGRVSRFGLIAFGSSLDQIGPFSQTVKENAQLLNVISGNDPKDSTSSQEAVPDFTSKIGQDIKGMKIALPKEYMGEGIDSKVKETILAAAKHLESLGAIVEEVSLPHSKYGVAVYYIIASSEASSNLQRFDGIRYGYRAEGIENLEDVYVKSRSEGFGEEVKRRIMLGTFSLSSGYYDAYFKKAGQVRTLIMQDFAKVFEKYDLILGPTAPTVAYDLGSQNQDPVAMYLADLLTIPVNLAGLPGISIPAGFADGLPVGLQLIGNHFDEETIYQAATAFEATTDYHKQQPVIFGGEK from the coding sequence ATGACTTTTAATCACAAGACCATTGAAGAACTGCACGACTTGCTGGTCAAAAAAGAAATTTCTGCGGTAGAGTTAACTCAGGCAACTTTGGCAGACATCAAAGAACGTGAAGCAGCTGTGGACAGCTTTATTACTGTCAGCGAAGAGGAAGCTTTGGCCCAGGCTGCGGCTCTGGATGCTAAGGGCATTGATGCTGACAATCTTATGAGCGGAATTCCGCTGGCGGTTAAGGACAATATCTCAACCAAGGGAATCTTGACGACGGCAGCCTCCAAGATACTCTACAATTACAAGCCAATTTTCGATGCGACCAGCGTGGAGAAGCTTTACGGTAAGGACATGATTATCGTCGGGAAGACCAACATGGACGAGTTTGCCATGGGGGGCTCCAGCGAAAACTCTTACTTTAAGACAACCAAGAATGCTTGGGACAGCAGCAAGGTTCCTGGTGGCTCATCTGGTGGTTCAGCGACAGCTGTTGCCTCTGGTCAGGTTCGTCTGTCACTGGGGTCAGATACGGGTGGCTCCATTCGTCAGCCCGCTTCCTTTAACGGTGTAGTCGGCCTCAAGCCAACCTACGGACGGGTTTCTCGTTTTGGTCTCATTGCTTTTGGTTCTTCTTTGGACCAGATTGGGCCTTTCTCTCAGACGGTTAAGGAAAATGCTCAGCTTCTGAATGTTATTTCTGGTAATGATCCTAAGGACTCTACATCATCACAAGAGGCAGTGCCAGACTTTACCAGCAAGATTGGCCAAGACATTAAGGGCATGAAGATTGCCCTGCCTAAGGAATACATGGGTGAGGGAATTGACAGCAAGGTCAAGGAAACGATTCTGGCAGCGGCGAAGCACTTGGAAAGCCTAGGAGCTATCGTTGAGGAAGTTAGTCTGCCTCACAGCAAGTACGGCGTGGCTGTTTACTATATCATTGCTTCTTCTGAAGCTAGCTCTAACCTGCAGCGTTTTGATGGTATTCGCTATGGCTACCGTGCGGAAGGAATTGAAAATCTAGAAGATGTCTATGTCAAATCTCGCAGCGAAGGCTTTGGTGAAGAGGTGAAACGCCGCATCATGTTGGGAACTTTCAGCCTGTCATCTGGTTACTACGATGCCTACTTCAAGAAAGCTGGTCAGGTTCGGACCTTGATTATGCAGGATTTTGCTAAGGTTTTTGAAAAATATGATTTGATCTTAGGTCCAACTGCACCAACGGTTGCTTATGACTTGGGCAGTCAAAACCAGGATCCAGTGGCCATGTATCTGGCTGACCTTTTGACCATTCCAGTCAATCTGGCTGGTCTGCCGGGCATTTCAATCCCAGCTGGCTTTGCAGATGGTCTTCCTGTCGGCTTGCAACTGATTGGGAACCACTTTGATGAAGAGACCATCTATCAGGCAGCCACAGCATTTGAAGCAACGACTGACTACCACAAACAGCAGCCAGTTATCTTTGGAGGTGAAAAATAA
- the gatB gene encoding Asp-tRNA(Asn)/Glu-tRNA(Gln) amidotransferase subunit GatB yields MNFETVIGLEVHVELKTNSKIFSPAPAHFGEDPNANTNIIDWSFPGVLPVMNKGVIDYGIKAALALNMDIHQKMHFDRKNYFYPDNPKAYQISQFDEPIGYNGWIEIELEDGTTKKIRIERAHLEEDAGKNTHGSDGYSYVDLNRQGVPLIEIVSEADMRSPEEAYAYLTALKEIIQYTGISDVKMEEGSMRVDANISIRPYGQEEFGTKTELKNLNSFNFVRKGLAFEEKRQAEILRSGGQIRQETRRYDEATGETLLMRVKEGSADYRYFPEPDLPIFEIEDAWIEQVRSSLPAFPKERRAKYVGDYGLSDYDAKQLTATKAVSDFFEAALAAGGDAKAVSNWLQGDVAQYLNAEGKTISEIELTPENLTEMIALIADGTISSKIAKKVFVHLAKNGGSAKEYVQKAGLIQISDPSQLLPIIQEVFANNEKAINDYKGGNKNAAKSLIGQLMKATKGQANPQVAQKLLNEELEKL; encoded by the coding sequence ATGAACTTTGAAACAGTTATCGGACTGGAAGTCCATGTTGAATTGAAGACCAATTCAAAAATTTTCTCTCCGGCTCCAGCTCACTTCGGTGAAGATCCAAATGCCAACACCAATATCATTGACTGGTCCTTCCCAGGTGTTTTGCCTGTTATGAACAAGGGTGTTATTGACTATGGTATCAAGGCTGCTCTGGCTTTGAACATGGATATTCACCAGAAGATGCACTTTGACCGCAAGAATTACTTCTATCCGGACAATCCAAAAGCCTATCAAATTTCTCAGTTTGATGAGCCGATTGGCTACAATGGCTGGATTGAGATTGAGCTAGAAGATGGCACGACCAAGAAAATCCGTATCGAGCGGGCCCACTTGGAAGAAGATGCTGGAAAGAATACCCACGGCAGCGATGGCTACTCTTATGTGGACCTCAACCGTCAAGGGGTGCCTCTGATTGAGATTGTATCGGAAGCAGATATGCGCAGTCCAGAAGAAGCTTATGCCTATCTGACTGCCCTCAAGGAAATCATCCAGTACACGGGTATTTCGGATGTCAAGATGGAAGAGGGCTCCATGCGGGTCGACGCCAATATTTCTATCCGTCCTTACGGCCAGGAAGAGTTTGGTACTAAGACTGAGCTGAAAAACCTTAACTCCTTCAACTTTGTCCGCAAGGGTCTAGCATTTGAGGAAAAACGCCAAGCAGAAATCCTACGCAGCGGTGGTCAAATCCGTCAGGAAACCCGTCGTTATGACGAAGCGACTGGCGAAACTCTGCTTATGCGGGTTAAGGAAGGTTCAGCGGACTACCGTTACTTCCCAGAGCCTGATCTGCCTATCTTTGAGATTGAGGATGCTTGGATTGAGCAAGTACGTAGCAGTCTGCCAGCCTTTCCAAAAGAACGCCGAGCCAAGTACGTGGGCGACTACGGTCTGTCTGACTACGATGCCAAGCAGCTGACAGCGACGAAGGCTGTGTCAGACTTCTTTGAAGCAGCTCTTGCGGCAGGCGGTGACGCCAAGGCTGTCTCTAACTGGCTCCAAGGAGATGTAGCCCAATATCTCAATGCCGAAGGCAAGACCATCTCTGAGATTGAGCTGACACCTGAGAATCTGACTGAGATGATTGCTCTGATTGCAGACGGAACGATTTCCTCTAAGATTGCTAAGAAGGTCTTTGTCCATCTAGCCAAAAATGGCGGCTCTGCTAAAGAGTATGTGCAGAAAGCAGGCCTGATTCAAATCTCAGACCCTAGCCAGCTTCTTCCAATCATCCAAGAAGTATTTGCAAACAATGAAAAAGCTATCAATGACTATAAAGGCGGCAACAAGAATGCTGCTAAATCCCTGATCGGTCAATTGATGAAGGCCACCAAGGGCCAAGCCAACCCACAAGTAGCACAAAAACTACTCAATGAAGAATTGGAGAAATTATAG
- a CDS encoding 2,3-butanediol dehydrogenase: protein MAKMNAARWYGAKDVRIEEVDVPEVKPHQVKIAVKFTGICGTDLHEYLDGPIFIPTETEHVYSGQKAPVTLGHEFAGEIVEVGSAVTRVKVGDRVTVEPILAKHNLVGDYNLDPNLNFVGLAADGGFAKYCVLDGDIVHKVPDSLSYEQAALTEPAAVAVYAVRQSALKTGDTAVVFGLGPIGLLIVEALRAVGASKIYGVELSPERQAKAEELGAIIVHPEEGEDVVAAIQRLTGGGADVSYEVTGVPVVLGQALAAVHKAGECMVVSIWEREASVNPNEFAIQEKTLKGIIAYRHIFPKVLELMEQGYFSADKLVTKKIKLEDIVQEGFIELTQDKAQIKILVSPE, encoded by the coding sequence ATGGCAAAAATGAATGCTGCGCGTTGGTATGGCGCTAAAGATGTTCGTATTGAAGAAGTGGATGTACCGGAAGTCAAACCGCATCAGGTTAAAATTGCGGTCAAGTTCACAGGAATCTGTGGAACTGACTTGCATGAATACTTAGACGGACCGATTTTTATTCCGACAGAAACAGAGCATGTCTATTCTGGCCAGAAAGCGCCTGTAACTTTAGGACATGAGTTTGCTGGGGAAATTGTTGAGGTCGGCAGTGCCGTGACACGGGTCAAAGTTGGCGACCGGGTGACAGTTGAGCCCATTTTGGCTAAGCATAATCTTGTCGGTGATTATAATCTGGACCCTAATCTAAACTTTGTCGGTCTGGCGGCAGACGGTGGTTTTGCCAAATACTGTGTTTTGGACGGAGACATTGTTCACAAAGTTCCAGACAGCCTTAGCTATGAGCAGGCAGCTTTGACAGAACCTGCTGCTGTAGCTGTTTACGCAGTCCGTCAGTCAGCTCTTAAGACGGGCGATACAGCGGTTGTCTTCGGTTTGGGGCCAATCGGGCTCTTGATAGTTGAGGCTTTGCGAGCAGTCGGTGCCTCTAAGATTTATGGTGTCGAGTTATCTCCAGAACGCCAAGCCAAGGCTGAGGAGCTTGGGGCCATCATTGTGCATCCAGAAGAAGGCGAAGACGTGGTAGCTGCTATTCAGCGTTTAACTGGTGGCGGGGCAGATGTGTCTTATGAAGTGACCGGGGTGCCGGTTGTGCTGGGACAGGCTTTGGCTGCTGTTCACAAGGCTGGGGAATGTATGGTTGTTTCTATCTGGGAGCGAGAAGCCAGCGTCAATCCTAATGAATTTGCCATTCAAGAAAAAACGCTCAAGGGTATTATCGCTTATCGGCATATTTTCCCTAAGGTGCTGGAACTGATGGAGCAGGGCTATTTCTCTGCTGACAAGCTTGTGACCAAGAAGATTAAGCTGGAGGATATTGTGCAAGAAGGTTTTATCGAGCTGACTCAGGACAAGGCGCAGATCAAGATTTTGGTATCGCCAGAATAA